The genomic stretch ACTCTTTTCTTTCATTGGTGAACTATTTAATTAATTTTTTACATCATTCAAAGACATTCCTAAAGCATTGGCTACTCCCGCTCCGTATGCTTTGTCTGCCTTTAAGCAATTACCGATGTGCCGTACTTTTATTTCTTTTGGAGCATCACCCATAGCACGTCCAGTATTTTCAAACAAAACTTGTTGTTGTGCTTTGTTCATTAATCTGAATAAATCGCCAGCTTGGGAGTAATAATCATCATCTTCACGATGGTTCCAGTAATCGGCAGCACCATCAATTTCAAGAGGTGGTTCTTTAAATTCGGGTTGCTCCTGCCATTCACCGTAACTATTGGGTTCATAGCCTAAAGTTGCCCCGTAATTACCATCAGTTCGCATTTGACCATCACGGTGAAACATATTCAAAAATGGGCAACGAGATTTGTTTACCGGAATTTCACTATGGTTTACTCCCAAACGGTAGCGTTGTGCATCGCCGTATGAAAATAAACGGCCTTGTAACATTTTATCGGGTGAAAATCCAATGCCCGAAACAATATTAGCCGGATTAAAAGCGGCTTGTTCTACATCGGCAAAGTAATTTTCGGGGTTTTTATTTAATTCCATAACCCCAACATCAATTAGAGGGTATTCTTTATGAGACCAAACTTTTGTTAAGTCGAACGGATTGAATTTGCATTTTCTTGCTTGCTCATCGGTCATTACCTGTATTTTCATCGTCCATTTTGGGAAGTCGCCTTTTTCGATACTATCGAATAAATCTCGTTGATGACTTTCTCGGCATTTTCCAATAACAGCTTCGGCTTCCTGGTCGGTTAGATTTTTTATGCCTTGTTGGGTTTCCAAATGAAATTTAACCCAAATACGTTCGTTCTTATTGTTAAACATACTAAAGGTATGACTGCCAAATCCGTGCATGTTGCGGTATGAAGCAGGGATACCTCGTTCACTCATAGTTATAGTTATCTGGTGAATGGCTTCGGGTAAGCTTGTCCAAAAATCCCAATTGTTTTTAGCACTACGCAAATTCGTTCTTGGGTCACGTTTTACCGCATGATTCAAATCAGGAAATTTTAACGGGTCTTTCAGGAAAAATACAGGAGTGTTGTTTCCTACCAAATCCCAGTTTCCTTCTTCGGTGTAAAATTTCATAGCAAAACCTCTGATATCTCGTTCTGCATCAGCAGCACCACGTTCTCCCGCAACGGTAGAGAACCTTGCAAAACATTCCGTTTTCTTTCCTATCTCCGAGAAGATTTTAGCTTTGGTATATTTCGTAATATCGTGCGTTACCGTAAATGTACCAAAAGCACCTGAACCTTTTGCGTGCATTCGTCTTTCGGGAATAACCTCGCGGTCGAAATGTGCTAATTTTTCGAGAAACCAAATGCTTTGTAATAACGCCGGACCTCTTTTCCCAGCAGTCATTATGTTCTGATTGTCTGCAACTGGTGCTCCAGAACTACTTGTTAATTTTTTGTTTTTCATGACTGAAGAATTAATTATTATTACTATTTGAAATATTTATCGTTGGTATTATTAGGCCCATAACAATTGTTCCGATCAGCCCTAAGGCTAAAACTATTAGTATTGCTGATAATGGCGTTATTAAAAATACACATGATACAGTTATCATAATCCACATAGTACAAATAGAACATAGCTTAAGCCGCTTGCTCATTCCTCTGTTTGATTGAAATTCCAAGATGTAAGAACCTATAAACTTATTTATTATTAATGAATGATATAGTTTATCGGAACTTCTCATGTACAATCCGGCGGTAAGTAATACAAATGGAGTTGTGGGCAAGCCCGGAACAAATAAACCTATTGTCCCTATACAAAGGGAAATAGTTCCCAAGAAAATCAATATTGCTCTAAATAAATTCATGCCATTATTTTTTGTCTTTCAAAAATTTACCAATGATTTGAAGTTTTACATCTTCAATTTTAAAGTCTGGAATCTTCTTTTTTTCAAAGTACATCTCAATCATCTCATTAAGTTCTGCATCCACAAAATCCTCGATCCTATCAGATTCGGAGCAATATAAATGATGATGACTTTC from Bacteroidales bacterium encodes the following:
- a CDS encoding catalase, with product MKNKKLTSSSGAPVADNQNIMTAGKRGPALLQSIWFLEKLAHFDREVIPERRMHAKGSGAFGTFTVTHDITKYTKAKIFSEIGKKTECFARFSTVAGERGAADAERDIRGFAMKFYTEEGNWDLVGNNTPVFFLKDPLKFPDLNHAVKRDPRTNLRSAKNNWDFWTSLPEAIHQITITMSERGIPASYRNMHGFGSHTFSMFNNKNERIWVKFHLETQQGIKNLTDQEAEAVIGKCRESHQRDLFDSIEKGDFPKWTMKIQVMTDEQARKCKFNPFDLTKVWSHKEYPLIDVGVMELNKNPENYFADVEQAAFNPANIVSGIGFSPDKMLQGRLFSYGDAQRYRLGVNHSEIPVNKSRCPFLNMFHRDGQMRTDGNYGATLGYEPNSYGEWQEQPEFKEPPLEIDGAADYWNHREDDDYYSQAGDLFRLMNKAQQQVLFENTGRAMGDAPKEIKVRHIGNCLKADKAYGAGVANALGMSLNDVKN